The genomic stretch GTAGGACTAACGACGGTTTACTATATGCATATTTCTTAGGCTATATACTTTCCTATTTTATATTGTTACATAAATCTGAATTAATAAAGAAGATAAGAATAAATTGGAAGGAAATTAAAGTAGTGCTTTCAAGATATAAAAATTTTCCAAGATTCTCTTTAATTGCAGACACCTTCTCAGTATTAGGTGATAAAGCACCTAATTTACTTTTAAGTAAATTATGGGGAAGCACTTACGTAGGTTATATGTCAATGTCTGACAAAATTTTAGGCTCTCCGATATGGTTTGTTACATCCTCTGTAGGAGATGTTTTTAAACAAGAAGCTTCTGAAAGGATTCAGAAAGAAGGTAATTGTGAAAAGATCTTTTATAAAACCTCAAAAACACTTTTTCTTTATGGAATTATTCCTTTTGTATTAATATTTTTATTAGTTCCTTCCATAACGCCCTTTCTCCTAGGAGCAGAATGGTCTGAGGTTGGACAGTACATTCGTATATTTTCAATTATGTTTTTTGCAAAATTTGTTGTAACTCCCGTTGCTTACATTATGTATATTGTGGGAAAACAGAAACTGAATATATTTTTTCAAGCAGGCAAATTTTTTGTTATATTAATAGCT from Deferribacterota bacterium encodes the following:
- a CDS encoding oligosaccharide flippase family protein, whose translation is MKKLIQKLLQQYIGDSGYKKHVLILIFGRIVAQAVPILLTPLFTRIYSPEEFGVFSVYFTIVSMIALISNFRYSLAIILPVKEDKAKSLVYIASLFSLGTSILFYIVLLIWGNQILNGIGVPELVDYKILLSLNILIVAIYESLYYFRIRRKDYKLISIAIIVQSIVVVSTRILMGFGGRTNDGLLYAYFLGYILSYFILLHKSELIKKIRINWKEIKVVLSRYKNFPRFSLIADTFSVLGDKAPNLLLSKLWGSTYVGYMSMSDKILGSPIWFVTSSVGDVFKQEASERIQKEGNCEKIFYKTSKTLFLYGIIPFVLIFLLVPSITPFLLGAEWSEVGQYIRIFSIMFFAKFVVTPVAYIMYIVGKQKLNIFFQAGKFFVILIA